In one window of Methanolobus mangrovi DNA:
- the rpl4p gene encoding 50S ribosomal protein L4, translating into MITAKIIDLSGNAKGEIDLPDVFDEAYRPDLIKRAVLAAQANRYQPYGPKMYAGMETSARSWGSGRGAAQIPRIANGSRAARVPQAVGGRRAHPPKPEADKTEKVNKKERRMAIRSAIAATIDAELVKGRGHRFDAQLPLVAADELENVAKTKDVVSFLQNAGVYEDVVRAKDGRNIRAGKGKLRGRRYKNKKSLLIVATCDSPLMKSARNLAGVDVVSVDALNAELLAPGTHAGRLVVWTESAISSLGGMFE; encoded by the coding sequence ATGATTACAGCAAAAATTATAGATCTATCAGGAAATGCAAAGGGAGAGATTGACCTTCCTGATGTATTTGATGAAGCATACAGACCTGATCTTATCAAAAGAGCAGTTCTTGCAGCTCAGGCAAACAGGTATCAGCCATACGGTCCTAAGATGTATGCTGGTATGGAGACTTCCGCAAGATCATGGGGCTCAGGCAGAGGCGCTGCTCAGATCCCAAGAATTGCCAATGGTAGCCGTGCAGCAAGAGTTCCTCAGGCTGTAGGTGGTAGGAGAGCACATCCTCCAAAGCCTGAAGCAGACAAGACTGAAAAGGTCAACAAGAAGGAAAGACGTATGGCCATTCGCTCCGCAATTGCTGCTACAATCGATGCAGAACTTGTAAAGGGCCGTGGACACAGATTCGATGCACAGCTTCCTTTGGTGGCTGCAGATGAACTGGAAAACGTCGCAAAGACAAAGGATGTTGTAAGTTTCTTGCAGAATGCAGGTGTTTATGAAGATGTAGTCCGTGCAAAGGACGGCAGGAACATCCGCGCAGGAAAGGGCAAACTTCGTGGCAGGAGATACAAGAACAAGAAGAGTCTTCTCATTGTTGCAACATGTGACAGTCCATTAATGAAGTCCGCAAGGAATCTTGCTGGTGTGGATGTCGTATCTGTTGATGCACTGAATGCTGAACTTCTTGCACCGGGTACTCATGCAGGCCGATTAGTAGTCTGGACCGAGTCTGCAATATCCTCTCTGGGAGGAATGTTCGAATGA
- a CDS encoding 50S ribosomal protein L23 produces the protein MNVIKYPFITEKAMMLLEDNKLQFIVDTRANKNQIKADVMKMYGFPVLSVCTMSTMKGLKKAIVTFEGTDAAHEIATRIGLM, from the coding sequence ATGAACGTCATTAAGTATCCGTTTATAACTGAAAAGGCAATGATGCTGCTGGAAGACAATAAACTCCAGTTCATTGTTGATACTCGCGCAAACAAGAATCAGATCAAGGCCGATGTAATGAAGATGTATGGGTTCCCTGTATTATCTGTCTGCACCATGAGCACAATGAAGGGTCTGAAGAAAGCTATCGTTACTTTCGAAGGCACAGACGCAGCCCACGAGATAGCGACCAGAATTGGCCTGATGTGA
- a CDS encoding 30S ribosomal protein S3, whose translation MAIEKKFVQEGYVKASMNEYFSKQLSKAGYGGMEINRTPMGTQITVYAEKPGMVIGKAGKVIRKLTRDIDRMYDMDNPQIDAQEVKRPELNAQMMASRLASSIERGWYFRKAGHNTMRAIMNAGALGCEIVISGKLTGARSRVEKMVNGYIKHAGKPVDEIVDEGFATAVKKLGTLGCKVRIIPPGAVLPDAFDIRDVVEVDVVEAVAPEVAKADIAELVGKESEGEVADEEEVVEVADVAETGVTEEASAEEVEDESCVGEASVSDDSIPAEELGEERRLVDDVWQHKHDSYDYWHPVSRVHKEEK comes from the coding sequence ATGGCAATAGAAAAGAAGTTCGTTCAGGAAGGTTACGTAAAAGCCTCAATGAATGAATATTTCTCTAAACAGCTCAGCAAAGCAGGCTATGGTGGAATGGAGATCAATCGTACTCCGATGGGTACTCAGATCACTGTATATGCTGAAAAGCCAGGTATGGTCATTGGTAAGGCTGGTAAGGTCATCCGTAAACTTACACGTGACATCGACAGGATGTACGATATGGATAACCCTCAGATCGATGCTCAGGAAGTTAAAAGACCTGAACTCAATGCTCAGATGATGGCTTCACGCCTTGCTTCTTCAATTGAAAGAGGCTGGTATTTCAGAAAGGCCGGTCATAATACCATGAGGGCTATTATGAATGCAGGTGCATTGGGCTGTGAAATAGTTATTTCAGGCAAATTGACAGGTGCAAGATCCAGAGTCGAAAAAATGGTCAATGGATACATAAAGCACGCTGGAAAACCTGTTGATGAAATAGTAGACGAGGGTTTCGCAACAGCTGTAAAGAAGCTGGGAACTCTTGGTTGCAAAGTTAGGATCATCCCTCCAGGCGCAGTATTACCTGACGCTTTTGATATTAGAGATGTCGTAGAGGTTGACGTGGTTGAAGCTGTTGCACCAGAAGTTGCAAAAGCTGACATCGCAGAACTCGTAGGCAAGGAATCCGAAGGCGAGGTTGCTGACGAGGAGGAAGTAGTAGAAGTTGCTGACGTCGCAGAAACAGGAGTAACTGAAGAAGCTTCAGCTGAGGAAGTTGAAGATGAATCCTGTGTAGGCGAGGCATCTGTATCTGATGATTCAATCCCTGCAGAAGAGCTCGGAGAAGAACGAAGGCTGGTTGACGATGTATGGCAGCATAAACATGATAGCTATGATTACTGGCATCCAGTCTCACGTGTTCACAAGGAGGAGAAATAA
- a CDS encoding indolepyruvate oxidoreductase subunit beta gives MSAEGISRFDLVIAGVGGQGAILASDIIGKAAVKENMPVRAAETHGMAQRGGSVVNHIRLDCELGSMIPLKGADVLLALEPSEALRYLEYLSDDGIIIVNTDPILPVTVTSGLCTYPDVEAIIAKLGQNHEVKAFNATELAKEAGHPQSMNVVMVGAVSNYLPIPVGTMLECVRELVPPKTIDINVRAFEVGRSVAQG, from the coding sequence ATGAGTGCTGAAGGAATATCCCGATTCGATCTTGTCATCGCCGGTGTAGGCGGACAGGGTGCGATCCTTGCATCAGATATAATCGGCAAGGCTGCTGTGAAGGAAAACATGCCGGTACGTGCAGCTGAAACTCATGGAATGGCACAACGTGGCGGTTCTGTAGTAAACCACATCAGGCTTGACTGTGAACTCGGTTCCATGATCCCTTTGAAAGGTGCTGATGTACTTCTTGCCCTTGAACCAAGCGAGGCACTGAGATACCTTGAATATCTTTCTGACGATGGTATAATTATAGTCAACACCGACCCGATACTTCCGGTAACTGTAACTTCAGGTCTTTGCACTTACCCGGATGTTGAAGCAATAATTGCCAAACTAGGGCAGAATCATGAGGTAAAAGCCTTCAATGCCACAGAGCTTGCAAAAGAAGCAGGGCATCCGCAATCCATGAATGTTGTTATGGTGGGTGCGGTCTCAAATTACCTGCCGATACCTGTAGGCACTATGCTTGAGTGTGTCAGGGAACTTGTCCCTCCAAAGACCATTGATATTAATGTCAGGGCTTTTGAAGTGGGAAGGTCTGTAGCTCAGGGATGA
- a CDS encoding glutamate-5-semialdehyde dehydrogenase: protein MVLEIEEKVIEAKKASIILASVSTDTKNAALEAMAQALDDNRDKILEANQKDVETAEKLKRKGELSQALVDRLKVSDSKISGMIDGIRDVINLEDPVGKTMEALELDQGLELYKVSSPIGLIGVIFEARPDVVPQVMSLCLKSGNATIFKGGSEALNSNRVIFNLLNEAAESVKGMPEGAFQLMETREEVNDILSMDAYIDLLIPRGSNAFVKYMQDNTKIPVLGHADGICHVYVDDEADLGKAYDVCFDSKAQYPAVCNAMETLLINEKIADKFLPKMARMYGDANVEMRCDDSSFKILEEIDFLQNVSRATEDDWKTEYNDLILSIKIVGSMEEAIEHINNYGSHHTDAIITESDLKKKRFTELVDSSSVMINASTRFADGFRYGKGAEVGISTNKIHARGPVGMEGLLIYKYILVGNGDKVADYAGPDAKKFTHRRLNKTAANALSRK, encoded by the coding sequence ATGGTTCTGGAAATTGAAGAAAAGGTCATTGAAGCAAAGAAGGCATCCATTATCCTCGCAAGTGTCAGCACAGACACAAAGAATGCTGCTCTTGAAGCAATGGCACAGGCACTTGACGATAATCGCGATAAAATACTTGAAGCAAACCAGAAGGACGTTGAGACTGCTGAAAAGCTGAAAAGGAAAGGAGAACTTTCCCAGGCTCTTGTGGACAGGCTCAAGGTCAGCGACAGTAAGATCAGCGGAATGATAGACGGTATACGTGACGTAATAAACCTTGAAGACCCCGTGGGCAAGACCATGGAGGCACTTGAACTTGATCAGGGTCTTGAACTCTACAAGGTAAGCTCCCCTATCGGACTCATCGGAGTAATATTTGAAGCACGTCCTGATGTCGTACCACAGGTCATGTCCCTCTGTCTTAAAAGTGGGAATGCCACCATATTCAAAGGCGGTAGCGAGGCACTCAACTCCAACCGCGTGATCTTCAATCTCTTAAATGAAGCAGCTGAATCCGTAAAAGGAATGCCTGAAGGTGCATTCCAGCTAATGGAAACAAGGGAAGAGGTCAATGACATTCTCAGCATGGACGCATATATCGACCTGCTTATCCCAAGAGGGTCCAACGCATTTGTAAAATACATGCAGGACAACACAAAGATACCTGTTCTCGGACATGCAGACGGTATCTGTCACGTATATGTTGACGATGAAGCAGACCTTGGAAAAGCATATGATGTATGTTTTGACTCAAAAGCCCAGTATCCTGCGGTCTGTAATGCAATGGAAACACTGCTGATCAACGAAAAGATAGCCGATAAATTCCTTCCTAAGATGGCAAGGATGTATGGCGATGCAAATGTAGAAATGCGCTGTGATGACAGCTCCTTTAAGATACTTGAGGAAATAGACTTCCTCCAAAACGTAAGCAGAGCCACTGAAGACGACTGGAAGACCGAGTACAACGACCTGATACTTTCTATAAAGATAGTCGGGTCTATGGAAGAGGCCATTGAACATATCAACAATTATGGTTCCCATCACACAGATGCCATCATAACGGAAAGCGACCTCAAAAAGAAGAGATTCACTGAACTGGTAGACTCATCAAGCGTGATGATCAACGCATCCACACGATTCGCAGATGGTTTCCGCTATGGAAAAGGCGCAGAAGTCGGCATCAGCACTAACAAGATACACGCACGTGGTCCTGTTGGCATGGAAGGACTCCTTATCTACAAATACATACTCGTGGGCAATGGCGACAAAGTTGCAGATTATGCAGGACCCGATGCGAAGAAATTCACACATCGCAGACTCAACAAGACAGCAGCAAATGCTCTTTCCAGAAAATAA
- the iorA gene encoding indolepyruvate ferredoxin oxidoreductase subunit alpha, whose product MSTREYMLGNVAIARGIVEGGGQVISGYPGTPSSEIIGTLAGMKERDFYVEWSVNEKVAFEVAAGAAMAGVRSVVTMKHVGLNVAADPLMTLAYTGVKGSMIIIVADDPSCHSSQNEQDTRRYSQFSLIPCLDPSTPQEAKDMISYAFELSNKVQMPVIFRPTTRISHGKSDVELGSVNENKPAANFQKELERWVMVPKNARVQHIHLLELQKDILAELENSPWNELEINKGSTLGVIASGIASVYAKEAIIKQGLNASFLKIGTYPVPEDKIRTLMENVERILVFEEMEPVVEEQVRIIAQQTGASVEVIGKMQGPVPRVFELNTDICADVLAEVLGLERTAVPADVGEDFDYDACRIDLPMRPPVMCPGCSHRATFHVMKKVYGKNAIFPSDIGCYTLGIQSGTVDTTLCMGGSITVASGMYQAGEKKPICCSIGDSTFFHTGMNGLLNAIYNKADITVTIVDNRITAMTGHQPNPGMGKTATGEPTVEVSLEALCRGLGAEFVEVVDPYDLEQTEEVFKRAKGYKGTSVVITRQYCIIDAKRAGIRRKPFTVDAEKCVGCRLCVNLGCPAIEFDTKTKKASINNMCTGCGVCSRMCKFDAISEVKK is encoded by the coding sequence ATGAGCACACGCGAGTACATGCTGGGAAACGTTGCAATTGCACGCGGTATCGTGGAAGGAGGAGGACAGGTTATATCCGGGTATCCCGGGACACCGTCATCCGAGATCATCGGTACACTGGCAGGAATGAAGGAAAGGGATTTTTACGTAGAGTGGTCGGTCAATGAGAAAGTTGCCTTTGAAGTTGCAGCCGGTGCTGCGATGGCTGGTGTGCGTTCCGTAGTGACCATGAAACATGTTGGACTCAACGTTGCAGCAGACCCGCTGATGACTCTGGCATATACCGGTGTCAAGGGCAGTATGATTATCATCGTTGCAGATGATCCTTCATGCCACTCATCACAGAACGAACAGGATACTCGCAGGTACTCACAATTCTCACTTATCCCATGTCTGGACCCTTCCACACCACAGGAAGCAAAGGACATGATCTCATATGCATTCGAGCTATCAAATAAGGTGCAGATGCCTGTAATTTTCAGGCCCACAACACGCATATCCCATGGGAAATCCGATGTGGAACTCGGATCTGTAAATGAGAACAAACCTGCAGCAAACTTCCAGAAGGAGCTCGAAAGATGGGTCATGGTCCCAAAGAATGCCAGGGTGCAGCATATTCACCTGCTTGAACTGCAAAAAGATATCCTTGCCGAACTCGAGAACTCTCCCTGGAATGAACTGGAGATCAACAAAGGTTCAACACTTGGTGTCATAGCATCAGGAATTGCTTCCGTATATGCCAAAGAAGCCATCATAAAACAGGGATTGAATGCATCATTCCTTAAGATAGGGACTTATCCTGTTCCAGAGGACAAGATACGGACCCTGATGGAAAATGTTGAAAGGATCCTTGTTTTCGAGGAAATGGAACCTGTAGTGGAAGAACAGGTACGGATAATAGCACAGCAGACCGGTGCCAGCGTTGAGGTAATAGGCAAGATGCAGGGTCCTGTTCCAAGAGTGTTCGAGCTGAACACAGATATTTGTGCAGATGTTCTTGCAGAAGTTCTCGGACTTGAACGAACTGCCGTTCCGGCTGATGTCGGGGAAGATTTTGATTACGATGCATGCAGGATCGACCTTCCTATGCGTCCTCCTGTAATGTGTCCGGGATGTTCCCACAGGGCAACTTTCCATGTCATGAAAAAAGTGTATGGTAAGAATGCGATCTTCCCAAGCGACATTGGTTGCTATACACTGGGTATCCAGAGCGGTACAGTTGACACAACACTCTGTATGGGCGGAAGCATAACTGTGGCAAGTGGGATGTATCAGGCAGGCGAGAAAAAACCTATCTGCTGTTCCATTGGGGATTCAACATTTTTCCACACCGGAATGAATGGTCTGCTCAATGCTATCTATAATAAAGCTGACATCACAGTAACTATAGTAGACAATCGTATCACTGCAATGACCGGTCACCAGCCAAATCCTGGTATGGGTAAGACTGCCACAGGTGAGCCAACGGTGGAAGTATCTCTTGAGGCGCTTTGCAGAGGACTTGGTGCCGAGTTTGTGGAAGTCGTCGACCCTTATGACCTTGAACAGACTGAAGAGGTCTTCAAGAGGGCAAAGGGCTACAAAGGAACTTCCGTTGTCATCACAAGGCAATATTGTATCATTGATGCAAAACGTGCCGGCATTCGCAGAAAACCATTTACTGTCGATGCTGAAAAATGTGTGGGATGCAGGCTATGTGTGAATCTCGGTTGCCCTGCAATTGAATTTGATACTAAGACCAAAAAAGCATCTATAAATAACATGTGTACTGGCTGTGGGGTATGTTCACGTATGTGCAAGTTTGATGCTATCTCAGAGGTGAAGAAATGA
- a CDS encoding PASTA domain-containing protein — MVDIIELRNNIDRLNRSTTAAAKKQSYTLVQKTIEGLESEYGAIQKELVLKDDSLELLKKENLNLKQDYAILDSRVQEILKEKAEIEKQLEQLSRTRPELTSSNLIKTFRDSLEEMDVTMNSTSSNVNYSVSSMSIKLRTNLAVQDNELRFQLPKADDVIPAGNLSEVEFTISSSAKQPVFSDLIDVPDVIGLDVDSALSLIKDAGFVQGEITEKESDLIQGTVLSQIPSGSSVARSGDTVDIVISKITSVLVPDVVGMTLDSAKKELVGNRLTMGKVTEQPDALKVGTILDQSVAANEYADVNAPIDVVVGTEKVEFAAVSGKPELVRSPANIDVLKPGAKVSPAKQPSRLSSVRKSITR, encoded by the coding sequence ATGGTCGATATCATAGAACTTAGAAATAACATTGATCGTTTGAACAGGTCAACAACAGCAGCCGCAAAGAAGCAGAGCTATACTTTGGTTCAAAAGACGATCGAAGGGCTGGAATCTGAATATGGGGCAATACAAAAGGAACTCGTATTAAAAGACGATTCACTGGAATTATTGAAGAAGGAGAACCTGAACCTAAAACAGGATTATGCTATCCTTGACAGCAGGGTACAGGAAATACTCAAGGAGAAAGCTGAAATTGAAAAGCAACTGGAACAACTTTCACGTACGAGGCCGGAACTGACCTCATCCAATCTTATAAAAACATTCCGTGATTCACTTGAAGAGATGGATGTAACTATGAATTCCACTTCATCGAATGTGAATTATAGTGTGAGTTCGATGAGCATAAAGCTCAGGACGAACCTTGCTGTTCAGGACAATGAACTGCGTTTCCAGTTGCCTAAAGCAGATGATGTTATCCCTGCTGGCAATCTGAGCGAGGTGGAATTCACCATCAGTTCTTCAGCAAAGCAACCTGTGTTCTCTGACCTTATCGATGTCCCGGATGTTATCGGACTTGACGTGGACTCTGCACTATCTCTAATAAAGGATGCCGGATTCGTACAGGGGGAGATTACTGAAAAAGAAAGTGATTTGATTCAGGGTACTGTACTTTCACAGATCCCCTCCGGAAGTTCTGTTGCAAGATCTGGTGATACTGTTGATATAGTAATCTCAAAGATAACTTCTGTCCTGGTTCCTGATGTTGTGGGAATGACACTTGACTCTGCTAAAAAGGAATTGGTGGGCAATAGGCTTACGATGGGAAAAGTGACGGAGCAACCTGATGCCTTGAAGGTGGGTACTATCCTTGATCAGTCAGTAGCCGCCAATGAGTATGCTGATGTTAATGCACCCATCGATGTTGTAGTTGGGACTGAAAAGGTGGAATTTGCTGCTGTCTCTGGTAAGCCTGAATTGGTTAGATCACCTGCCAACATCGATGTCCTGAAACCTGGTGCAAAAGTATCGCCGGCCAAGCAGCCTTCACGTCTATCCTCTGTAAGAAAATCGATTACAAGGTGA
- a CDS encoding 50S ribosomal protein L2, whose translation MTKRIISQNRGRGSPTYRAPSHKYKAALKHPRVDEEGTVYGTIIEITHDPARSAPIVRVSFDNGEERLIIAPEGISLGEKIACGISAEIKPGNILPLAEIPEGIPVCNIESKPNDGGQFARASGTYGTVVSHDRGKTVVQMPSGEMKWLNPKCRATIGIVAGGGRVDRPFLKAGKKYHKMKTRAAKYPRVSGIAMNAIDHPFGGGNRKHPGKPTTVGRNAPPGRKVGQIAARRTGKR comes from the coding sequence ATGACAAAGAGAATCATATCACAAAACAGGGGTCGTGGAAGTCCTACTTATAGGGCTCCTTCACACAAGTACAAAGCTGCACTTAAACACCCACGTGTTGATGAAGAAGGTACAGTGTATGGTACAATTATTGAGATTACACACGATCCGGCTCGTTCAGCACCTATTGTAAGGGTTTCCTTTGACAATGGTGAAGAGCGCCTGATCATTGCACCTGAGGGTATATCCTTAGGCGAAAAGATTGCATGTGGAATATCAGCTGAGATAAAACCTGGTAACATCCTGCCTCTGGCAGAGATCCCGGAAGGTATCCCAGTATGTAACATCGAGTCAAAGCCAAACGATGGTGGACAGTTCGCACGTGCATCAGGCACCTATGGAACAGTTGTGTCCCACGACCGTGGTAAGACTGTTGTTCAGATGCCATCAGGTGAGATGAAGTGGTTAAATCCTAAATGTCGCGCAACAATCGGTATCGTTGCTGGTGGCGGTAGGGTTGACAGGCCTTTCCTTAAGGCAGGTAAGAAGTACCACAAGATGAAGACAAGAGCTGCAAAGTATCCTCGTGTATCAGGTATTGCTATGAACGCTATTGACCACCCATTCGGTGGCGGTAACCGTAAGCATCCTGGTAAGCCAACAACTGTTGGAAGGAATGCGCCTCCTGGACGTAAGGTAGGTCAGATTGCAGCACGCAGGACCGGAAAGCGTTAA
- a CDS encoding 50S ribosomal protein L22, with the protein MARIGYSIEMDPKVSSKAMGSELHISPKKSRELGKAIKGMRTSVAKNYLENVVIMKQAVPFKRHCDGSGHRKGPMANGRYPVKVAEAFLKILENAGNNAEYKGLDPEHMYIAHVAAKRGRVIHGMRPRARGRGSPSNTDTVNVEIILNEVR; encoded by the coding sequence ATGGCAAGAATAGGATATTCTATAGAAATGGACCCTAAAGTAAGCTCAAAAGCTATGGGTTCTGAACTTCACATCTCTCCGAAAAAGTCAAGAGAACTTGGTAAGGCCATCAAAGGCATGCGTACCTCAGTAGCCAAAAATTACCTTGAAAATGTTGTTATAATGAAACAGGCAGTTCCTTTCAAGAGGCACTGCGATGGTTCAGGACACAGAAAAGGTCCAATGGCAAATGGTAGGTACCCTGTGAAGGTCGCTGAGGCCTTCCTGAAGATCTTGGAGAATGCCGGAAACAATGCTGAATATAAGGGACTTGACCCTGAGCACATGTACATTGCGCATGTTGCTGCAAAGCGTGGACGTGTAATCCATGGTATGAGGCCAAGGGCACGTGGACGCGGCAGTCCTAGTAACACAGATACTGTGAATGTCGAGATTATTTTGAATGAGGTGCGTTAA
- the galU gene encoding UTP--glucose-1-phosphate uridylyltransferase GalU has product MEIKKAVIPVAGMGTRFLPATKSMPKEMLPIIDKPVIHYVVEEAIASGIDDIIFITGRSKRSIEDYFDDSPELESHLHQKNNDKMLKMIQDISSMVDIHYIRQKEPRGLGDAILTAKKHINDEPFAVLLGDDIIVNKKPCTKQLIDNFQKYGRSTIAVEEVPLEKTGSYGIIKGKAMDDSLYILEDIVEKPKPEDAPSNIGAIGRYVFTPEIMECIQKTAAGVGNEIQLTDSIRLLKEEQKIYAYKFTGKRYDTGDKVEYVKAIIDFALKNEETMEQIKEHITDLNL; this is encoded by the coding sequence ATGGAAATTAAAAAAGCTGTGATACCTGTTGCAGGAATGGGGACAAGATTTCTACCAGCAACAAAATCCATGCCAAAGGAAATGTTACCGATAATCGATAAACCAGTGATCCACTATGTGGTGGAAGAAGCTATAGCTTCGGGAATCGATGATATAATATTCATCACAGGGAGAAGTAAAAGGTCCATAGAGGACTATTTTGACGACTCCCCAGAACTGGAGAGCCACCTACATCAAAAGAACAATGATAAAATGCTGAAGATGATACAGGACATCTCATCCATGGTAGACATCCACTACATCAGGCAAAAAGAGCCAAGGGGTCTTGGAGATGCCATCCTCACTGCAAAGAAACACATCAACGATGAGCCTTTTGCCGTACTGCTTGGTGATGACATAATAGTGAACAAAAAACCGTGCACAAAACAGTTGATAGACAACTTTCAGAAATACGGACGTTCAACCATAGCAGTAGAGGAAGTTCCCCTCGAAAAAACAGGTAGTTATGGAATTATCAAAGGAAAAGCAATGGATGATTCATTATACATACTAGAAGACATCGTGGAAAAACCAAAGCCGGAAGATGCCCCATCCAACATCGGTGCGATCGGAAGATACGTGTTCACACCGGAAATAATGGAGTGTATACAAAAAACCGCCGCAGGAGTAGGTAACGAGATACAACTTACAGACAGTATACGCCTTTTGAAGGAAGAGCAGAAGATATATGCATACAAATTCACGGGTAAGAGATATGATACCGGCGACAAGGTAGAGTACGTGAAAGCCATCATCGATTTTGCCCTCAAGAATGAAGAAACAATGGAACAAATAAAAGAACATATCACAGATTTAAATCTGTGA
- a CDS encoding 30S ribosomal protein S19: protein MAKKLSSRLPKRKGEYTYRGKTVSELLAIGTDEFVEMLPARERRTLKRGYTEGRKSVVQQLRDGKDNLRTHYRDIIIFPEMVGKNVEVYNGKSFVAFEIQPEMIGHRFGEFSPTRPKVSHGSAGVGATRSSKFVPLK, encoded by the coding sequence ATGGCAAAGAAATTATCATCAAGATTACCAAAACGAAAAGGTGAATACACCTACCGTGGTAAAACGGTATCAGAACTCCTGGCCATTGGCACTGATGAGTTTGTTGAGATGCTGCCTGCACGTGAACGCCGTACTCTTAAGAGGGGCTACACAGAAGGCAGGAAGAGCGTTGTTCAGCAGCTCAGAGATGGTAAGGATAATTTGAGGACCCACTACAGGGATATCATTATATTCCCTGAAATGGTCGGCAAAAATGTAGAAGTATATAACGGTAAATCATTTGTGGCATTCGAGATTCAGCCTGAAATGATCGGACACAGATTCGGAGAGTTCTCACCAACCCGTCCAAAGGTTTCCCACGGAAGCGCTGGTGTAGGAGCAACCCGTTCAAGCAAGTTCGTACCACTTAAATAA
- the rpl3p gene encoding 50S ribosomal protein L3, which yields MAKGHRPRRGSLAFSPRVRAKSHIPRFNSWPQTAGEPKLQDFAGYKVGMTHVVMIDDVKYSLTEGMEISVPVTVVETPAVRVAAVRAYTSSAYGDKALSEAWAADLDESLGKTIALPKASNTESALTKIESLIDEGNVTDIKVITYTLPKKLTGVPKKNSDIMETAVSGSDVKAKFEYAKSILGSEIKISDVFDEGTFVDVAAITTGKGTQGPVKRWGVGLMKGKHSRQGSLRQTGTLGPFHPAHVNWRVPQMGQMGYHQRTEYNKRILKVGADGDEITPAGGFLNYGLVRGEYILIKGSVPGPSKRLVRLRDPMRSKVPAMSEPEIVHVSTQSKQG from the coding sequence ATGGCAAAAGGACACAGACCAAGACGAGGATCACTCGCTTTCAGTCCACGCGTAAGAGCAAAAAGCCACATACCAAGGTTTAACTCATGGCCGCAGACTGCTGGAGAACCAAAGCTCCAGGACTTTGCAGGTTACAAGGTAGGTATGACCCATGTGGTAATGATTGATGACGTTAAGTACAGTCTCACAGAAGGTATGGAGATATCAGTTCCTGTAACTGTTGTAGAAACTCCTGCTGTTCGTGTTGCTGCAGTCCGTGCCTACACCAGCTCAGCATATGGTGACAAAGCACTTTCTGAAGCATGGGCAGCAGATCTTGACGAAAGTCTTGGTAAGACAATAGCATTGCCAAAGGCATCAAACACCGAATCCGCTCTTACAAAGATCGAGAGTTTGATTGATGAAGGCAACGTTACAGACATTAAAGTGATCACTTATACTTTACCAAAGAAGCTGACCGGTGTTCCTAAGAAGAACTCTGACATAATGGAAACTGCAGTTAGCGGATCAGATGTAAAGGCAAAGTTCGAGTATGCAAAGTCCATACTTGGCTCTGAAATAAAGATCAGCGATGTTTTCGATGAAGGTACATTTGTAGACGTAGCAGCTATTACAACCGGTAAAGGTACTCAGGGTCCTGTTAAGAGATGGGGTGTCGGCCTGATGAAAGGTAAACACTCACGTCAGGGAAGTCTCAGGCAGACCGGTACACTAGGTCCGTTCCATCCAGCTCACGTAAACTGGAGAGTTCCTCAGATGGGTCAGATGGGCTATCACCAGAGAACTGAATACAACAAGCGTATCCTTAAGGTGGGTGCTGATGGGGATGAAATCACTCCAGCAGGCGGTTTCCTTAACTACGGTCTTGTCCGTGGTGAATATATCCTTATAAAAGGAAGCGTTCCAGGACCTTCAAAGAGGCTTGTAAGACTCAGAGATCCAATGAGATCAAAAGTACCTGCTATGAGTGAACCAGAGATCGTTCACGTAAGCACACAGTCCAAGCAGGGGTGA